In Bacillus sp. S3, the sequence AAGAACAGGCAGTAAGGCTGAAAACCTCGGGTGTAGATCGGTTTAATCATAATATCAATACAAGTGCGAACCATCATGAAAACATAACGACCACACATAATTATGACGACAGAGTCCAGACAATTGAAAATGTAAAGAAGGCAGGAATTTCTCCATGTTCCGGTGTTATCTGTGGGATGGGTGAAACCGACGAGGATATTGTAGATATGGCTTTTGCATTAAAGGAGCTTGATGCCGATTCCATTCCGGTGAATTTCCTTCATCCAATTAAGGGTACAAAGCTTGAGAATCTCGATGACCTAACGCCGATTCGCTGCTTAAAAATTTTATCCCTATTCCGGTTTGTCAATCCGACAAAGGAAATCCGCATTTCTGGAGGCCGCGAATTCAACCTGCGTTCCCTGCAAAATTTAGGGTTGTTTATTGCCAACTCCATTTTTGTCGGCGACTATTTAACGACTGATGGACAATGTGCCGATGCTGACTATCAACTCATCAAAGACCTAGGATTTGAAATCGAAGAAAATCCATTTGATGTTGAGAGCCAGTCATTTGCAAAAACGTATTAATTGCTAGTGATGCCCCAGGAGACCTGTGGCGGCATCCTTTTTTTTGCAAAAAAAAGGATTGGTGTTGTCTAAACACCAATCAAATTATGGGAAGTTTTAAGAAATGAGCTCTTCGAACCACTTCTTAATTAAGTTATCTTTATATTAATCTATACTTATGTAGAAGTTGTAGCGAACTTGTGTGGAAGTTGTGAAGATTCCTCTTATCATAGCCGGCAGCCGTTTAACACGACTTCTGCTGTAATGGTAAAAAATGTGGCCCCCTCCTTTATTGTCCCCCTGCTTAATGGGCGAAAATCTATTCCTTTCTGTAGATGTAGACATACACTGTTTAGCAACTAGTAAGAAAGGGGGAATTATGAATGGAACGACAAATGGGAGGTTATGCCGGAAACCCGGGTCAAGGTTATCAGCATGGCCACGGTACCTATTATCCAGGTCACGGCTATCACCACGGACATGGTGGTTATTACCCTGCACCGGTTGGCTATCACCACGGGCATGGCGGCTATTATCCAGGTCACGGCTATCACCACGGACATGGCGGTTATTATCCAGGCCACGGCTACCATCATGGCCACAGCGGCTATTATCCGGGTCATGGCTACCACCATGGACATGGCACATATCAACCGGGTCAACGTTAATCAAGTTGGAGCACCTCTGGGAAAGCCCTTCTCTTCTGAGGGGGCTTATTTGTGTCTTATTGAAATTTTTTCCCGTGTAATGGAGCTGAATGCTTAAAATAAATGACCAATTCTGTTTATTTTGATAATATTGTAATATATAGTAGTAAAATTTTCCTTCTGTTTTATCCCAAAAATGAACCATCAAATAGATGCTAAACAGTACCGCCCCATCAAGAAATCCCAACCTTTATAATACGAAGAGAAGTTAATAAAAATCATACATATTAAGCAACTAAACTCTTAGCATTCAAACTACAAATAATTCTCAAAAAGAGCTATTGAAAATGGAAAATACCCTGCAACCGGAGCAGCATATTCCCATATAAACAAGGCATTTCCAGCGATTCCAGATACAGAGCTGCTCTTTCATGTATGGAAGGCAGAAAAAAAGAACGGGGCTAAACACTACATAGGTATTGTCAGATGTCATGACAGATTTTATACTGATAAAGAACAAGAAATCGACAAGTACTGGTCAGAGAAAGGAATTCTCACCTCAGACTTGGAAACAGCCGCCCTATTTGTATTGATGGTCTACACGGCCTAAAGACCGCATCCATATTAAAGAGGGGGATTTGGAGGGAGGAATCAATGATTACATTGATGCGAAAAACAATAGCAAGCGTAGGGAAGAGCTAGAAATTCTCAGGGCGCTCGAAGCGATTGTTTCCTATGATTCTAGTTTTAAAAATGCAAAGGGGGTTTTATCAATGAAGAAGCAAAGCATGTGGTCGTTCCGGTTATCAACTGCTGCCCTTGTATTAATTCCGGTTGCGGTGGGTGTCAACTATATTGGTAAATTACTAGCACAATTGTTGAAGCTGCCGCTGTGGTTAGACTCTATCGGAACTGTCTTGGCTGCCATGCTGGGAGGCCCGATTGTCGGTGCCTTAGCCGGTGCAATTAATAATATTATTTACGGTTTTACTGATCCGATTTCGTTTGTTTATGCTATTACTAGTGTAGCGATCGGTTTAGCGGTCGGAATCCTTTTTTACAAAGGCTATATTTCCAGCTGGGGGAAAGCCATTGTTGCCGGGTTAATCATTGGCCTTGTAGCGACGGTTGTATCGACACCGTTAAATATTGGCTTCTGGGGCGGACAAACCGGAAATGTATGGGGGGACGCTTTATTTGCTTTTATTCTAGCAAAAACCGATTCTACGTGGCTGGCATCCCTGCTTGATGAACTTGTAGTCGATGTACCGGATAAATTATTAGTCGTATTAATCAGTTTTGGTATTTTCAAAGGATTACCGCGGAATGTCGTCCAATTATATAACAATAGTGAAAAAATCGAGACCCTAGATTAAGTCTCTTTGTTAAAAAGAAAGCTGGTGAGGCTTTTTGAAATCAATTAGCTTGTATGTGGATCGGAAATCGTTCATTCATGATATCGATCCCATGACAAAACTTGTATATATTCTTTTTGCCTTATTCATTCCGATTATTCTTTCATCGTTTACTATTTCTTTTATATGCTTGGGAATCAGCCTTGCATTATTGTGTGTTGGGAAGGTGATTCGAAAAACAGTTTCCGTGTTTAGTTTTGTTTTTTTCGTGCTAATTACGGTCGTCATTATTCAAGGCCTGTTTAAACCTGAAAATGAGACCGTTCTTTTTGAAATAGGTCCGGCTGTCATGTATAAAGAAGGATTGCTATATGCCTTGACCATTACTCTCCGGGTGATGAATATTGTCAGTTCCTTTATGATCTTAGTTCTGACGACAAAACCATCCGATTTAGTTGAGATGCTTGTTCGTAAAGGTATGTCACCAAGAATCGGCTATGTGATCGTTTCTGTTTTTCAAATTATTCCGGAAATGATGTCAAGCATGGGTACAATTATGGATGCGCAGCGGGCGAGGGGCATGGAGACGGAGGGGAGTCTGTTTGTCCGAATCAAGGCTTTCGTGCCATTATTAGGACCAGTTATCCTTGGCTCGCTAATAAATACGAAAGAACGGGCGATGGCACTAGAAGTGAGGGGCTTTAATTCCAAAGCCCCGAAAACCTATTTACACGAGGAAAAAACCTACACCCATAGCAGGCTGATCCAGTCATGTATGCTGCTGCTAGCCGTTACTGCTGTTGCTTGGAGGATTTTTGCATGAAAAAAATTGTTGTGGAAGGTCTCAAATATAAATATCCATTATCCAACACACTTGCCCTTGATAATCTTTCGTTTCAAGTGGATGAAGGAGAATTTATCGGTATTATTGGAAAAAACTCAGCGGGTAAATCGACTTTGTGCCAAGCTCTTGTTGGATTGGTCCCTCATTTTTATAAAGGAGCGTATGGGGGTAAGCTTGTTGTAGACGGTCTGGAAGTGAAAAATCATGCCATTGCTGACATTGCCTTAAAGGTGGGAATGGTGTTTCAAAATCCATTTACCCAGGTGACGGGTTCGAGAATGACGGTATATGAGGAAATTGCCTTCGGGCTTGAGAATATGGGGTTACCTCGTTCCGAAATAATGAACCGGATTGATGAGGTGCTTGCCTTGTTAAACATTGAACAGGTGAAGGAGCATAATCCCTTTGATTTATCTGGCGGGCAAATGCAGCGGTTGGCTATCGCCAGTATAATTGCAATGAAACCGGACATCCTTGTTTTGGATGAACCGACCTCCCAGCTGGACCCGGCAGGCTCTGAGGAAGTTTTTAGCGCAATTCGAAACTTAAGCGGACAGGGGATAACTGTCATTCTAGCTGAACATAAAATGGAGAAGATTGCCCGGTATTGCAATCGAGTTATACTGCTAAATGACGGAAAATTAGTGGATTTCGATTCTCCTGAGAAAGTTTTTTCTAGACAGGACCTTGAGGAACAAGGGGTAACCGCACCTGTGTATACGAGAGTTTGTAAAGCTTTGGGTGTGAAGAAGGCTGCCTCGGATTTTTATCCTGTAACCTTGGAGGATGCGGAAATGGCATTAAGGGGGCGGATGGGATGATTAAGGTAACAGATCTTTCGTTTTCCTATAAAAAGGACGGTCCACGGGTTCTTTCCGGACTAAATTTAGAGTTCGACCAGCGTTCGACGGCAATTATTGGTCAAAATGGTGCCGGAAAGACGACGTTTGTGAAACTGCTGAAAGGCCTTTTAAAACCAGATAAAGGGGAAATAATGATACATGGTTTCGATGCAAACTTGAAGACCGCTGCAGAGACAGCAAGGACAATTGGTCTCGTATTTCAAAATCCAAATGACCAAATCTTTAAACGAACGGTCTTAGAAGAAGTGATGTTTGGCCCGCTGAATATTAAGATGGGGAAACATACGGCGGAGAAGCAAGCGATTAAAGCCCTGAAAATGGTCGAGCTCGAAGATAAACGGGAGATGAATCCCCATGATTTGAGTTTATCGGAAAAGAAGCTGCTTTGCATTGCCTCTGTTGTGGCAATGGATACGGACATCATTATCTTTGACGAACCGACAATTGCACAGGATCATTATGGTAAGGAACAGATCCGGCAAATCATCCAAGCCTTGAAGGAAAAAAATAAATTGGTCATGACCATTATTCATGACATGGACTTTGTCGCAGAAAATTTTGAACGGACAATTGTCTTTAACGAAGGGAAAGTCCTCCTAGATGGAGACACAAGATACGTATTCTCACAGAGAGAAACCCTAAACAAAGCCAAAGTCGAACCACCGGGCATCACCCAGCTCGCAGAAAAACTCGGCATAAAAAACACTATACTGACTATTGACGAGTTAATAAGGGTGTCAGGCACCATGTGAAAATTTCACATGGTGCCTGACACCCTTTTCTTTATTAGTAAGTTAGGAGTTGTGTTTAATGAATTTTGCCATATAATAGAGGTAGGGACTATGTTCACGAAATTGTCAAAATTACAATATAGATAACGTTTATGTAGGTTAATTTAAAATTAGATCAGTATTAATCAAGGGGGAGAAGGAAGTGTTCAGAGCGGCGATTGCGGGTGTTGTAGGGTTTATTTTGATTTTTATCGAGTCGATGATTGTCATGAAGCTAAAGGGGTTCGCGACAATAGAATTTGGCGGGATGGCCCCGTTTATTAACGTCTGGGCGATGAATTTCTTTTTTGTCTTTGCCATCCTCACCCAATTAACCAATTGGTACGCAAACAAAGAAAGCCTTAAAGAAGATAATAGCTTTTAAAAAAAAGGATGAATCAAAAGGGTCATACATCAAACCCGAATGATTCATCCTTTTTTTCTCTAGGTCAAACGCCGCTGACCAAGGCGCTTCCACTTTTCTATTATTTTAATGATTCAAAGTGTACGGCAATTTTTGCCCCAACGACCGCGTTATTTTTAACAAGTGCTATGTTGGAATCCAGGCTTTTTCCGCCTGTTAGTTCTTTGACTTTTCCTAATAGGAATGGTGTAACATTTTTGCCGGAAATATGTTGTTCCTCTGCCTCCTTCAATGCCGTTTCGATTACATCGGTAATTGTCTTTTCATCCATCGCATATTCTTCTGGAATGGGATTAGCAATAACTGCTCCACCCTTAAGTTTTAAGTCCCATTTTGCTTTTAAGGTAGCGGCTACTGTTTCCACATCATCAGCGCGGAAATTGACAGGGAACTCACTTGTTCTAGTATAGAAGGCAGGAAGGACATCTGTTTGATAGCCCATTACCGGCACCCCCTTTGTTTCAAGGTATTCCATAGTTAAGCCTAAATCTAAAATTGATTTTGCTCCGGCGCAAATAACCGCTACATTTGTTTGTGCTAATTCTTCAAGGTCAGCTGAAATGTCCATTGATGTTTCGGCACCGCGGTGAGCACCGCCGATTCCGCCGGTAACAAAGATATGAATGTCGGCCAATTCTGCACAAATCATTGTTGCCGCAACAGTTGTGGCCCCTTTTTTCTTTGTTGCCAGTAAATAGGCTAAATCACGGCGTGACGCTTTAGCAACATCAGAACTCTTTCCGAACATTTCTAGTTCTTCATCTGATAAACCGATTTTTATTTTTCCATCTAAAATGGCAATTGTTGCTGGGACCGCACCGTTATCACGTATAATTTGTTCTACCTCACGAGCTGTTTTCACATTTTGCGGATATGGCATGCCGTGAGAAATAATCGTTGATTCTAAAGCAACAACCGGTTTTCCTTGTTCTTTAGCAGCGCGTACTTCTTCGGATAATGTAATGTACTCTTTCATGATAATTCCTCCATGTCTTTTTGAAGTTGTACTGGTGATAAATCTTGGCGGACAGTATAGTTAGATTGCAACGTCTTTGAGGCATTAACCGCACCAGCTTTGGCGATCTCAGGTAAACTCTTTCCCTCAAGCCAGGAATAGATAACTGCAGACGAAAAGGCATCACCCGCTCCGGTAACGTCGACGATTTCTTTTGTTTCAATCGAAGGAATATAGAATATACCTTCTTCGTTATTTCCAATCATGGCGCCTTTTTTTCCATTGGTTATAACCACGTTTTCAATGCCAAGTGAAAGCCACTTTTCCAGTGCGTGTCTCCAAGATTCCTCAGAGTTTATTTCGCAGTTAAAATACATTTCAGACTCATCGCGGTTCGTAATTAACCATGTGATCCCTTCTAAGTTGTCAGGCAAACGGTTCATTTTTGGTGATGAAACTGGGATTAGAACGATTGGCCGCTCATGATTTTGGGCAAAATGAGATAAAAATTGCAATGTTTCCTTTGGACAATTAAGATCGGCCACGATACATTTTGCACGACTCAGTAACAAATCCTGCTTTCGGAGCAGGTCAGGTGTGATTTCCTCATATACTTCCATATCAGCAAGTGCTATGATTAACTCTCCATCGGTGTCGAGGACGGCGGTGTAAGAGCCAGTCGACATTCCTGGGATTTGAGTCACATGGTCAAGGTTCATATAAAGTATCGATGATTCCGAAATAAACGACCAATCACTGTCTGCACCGCTGGTTGTCAAAAGTGTTACATCTGTACCTAGACGCCCAAGATTTTCGGCAATGTTGCGAGCAACTCCACCCACACTTTGAGTGGATTGAATCGGATTGGAAGTACCAAACTGGGCCTTTGTTTTTACATGGAATTTTCGATCGATATTGGCCCCTCCTATACAAATAACCTGTTGAGACTCATTTAAAACGTAGGCTCTGCCAATAATATGGCCTTTTCTCGTTAAGCCGGAAATAATATTGGCAACCGATGGCCGGGATAATCCTAAGATTTCAGCAAGCTCTTGTTGTGAAATATATGGATTTTTACGAATCAAATCGAATATCGTCTTTTCCTTTTCGGTCAATTTTTCAAAATCCCTATCAGCCACATGCCCACCCCTCTCTTTAAACATATGTTTATATAATGAACTTATGTTTAAAGTATACGCTTGATAAATGAAAGCGTCAACAATTATCTTTCGTTTAGTTTTAACAATAATTTGAAATACATGAATGATATTTTTTATGAATATGTCTTGATTTCTTGGCAATGCAAAAAGCACCGCCATTTGGCAAACCAAATTGGCGGTGCTTTTTCATGTTAGTAAACTTCAGAGGAAACCCTGCAAGAGCTCTAATTCCTTATTTACGGTGCATTTTAAATTGCAAAAATAGTTCATTGTAGTAGGCTAAGTTCCTTTTACCAAGGTTTTCGTATACTTCCAGTTTCTCTGTCAGCTCTGGGGATGGATAAAAGCGCTCATCCTTAACAACCTCTTTAGGCATAAATTTCAGTGCCTGCTTATTCGGTGTGGAATAGCCAACATAGTCAGTGTTCTTGGCGGCCACCTCCGGGTCAAGCATGAAATTAATAAATGTATGGGCCGCCTCAACATTTTTTGCTGTTTTTGGAATCACCATATTATCAAACCAAAGGTTAGAACCTTCCTTTGGCACTACATAATCCAACTCTTCATTTTCTGACATAATCTCCGAAGCGTCGCCAGACCAAACCAGGCCGACAGAAGCTTCTTCATTGGCGAGCAGCATCTTGATTTCATCGCCAACGATGGCCTTAACGTTTGGGGTTAGGGTGTCGAGCTTTTCTTTTGCCTCGATTAGATGCTGTTTATTGGTGTCATTAAGTGAATAGCCTAAACTATTCAATCCCATTCCCATTACTTCGCGTGCACCATCAATTAAGAGAATTTCATTTTTTAATTCTGGGTCCCAAAGGTCATTCCAACTGGTAATTTTTTTACCATGGAGCATTTTCGGATTATAGACAATGCCCACGGTTCCCCAGAAATAGGGAATGGAATACTTATTTTCCGGATCAAATGGAAGATCCATAAACCGTTTGTCAATGTATTTTAAGTTTGGCAGTTTGGCGTGATCCAAAGGGATCAGCAAATTCTCATGCCGCATTTTATCGATCATATATTCAGAAGGCACGGCAATGTCATAAGTCGTACCTCCTTGTTCAATCTTTGTCAGCATTGCTTCATTGGAATCAAAGGTTTCATAGATCACTTTGATACCTGTTTCCTTTTCAAACTGCTTGATAAGATCTTCATCAATGTAATCTCCCCAGTTAAAAATCGTCAGCGTGTTGCCGCCTGAATAACCTTGGGACGTATTTAAACTGGATATTGCAAGTAATAGGACTGCCGATGCAAGGGCGATTACGAGAAAAAAACGAACTAGCTTGTTCATTGCTTTCGAGCCCCCATTCCATTAACTTTGTTACGCTGTGTAATAAAGTAATAAATCACCACAAGCAGCATTGTAAATAGGAATAAGAGTGCTGATAACGCGTTAATATTCAAGGAAATTCCGCGGCGTGCTAAGGAATAAATTTCAACCGATAGCGTGGAAAAACCATTGCCCGTGACAAAAAAAGTAACCGCGAAATCATCGAATGAATAGGTTAACGCCATAAAAAATCCCGCAAATATTCCTGGGTTGATAAAAGGAATAATCACCTTTGTCAGTACATTCCACCGGCTTGCACCAAGATCCCTGGCCGCATCGATTAACGTCGGACTCATCTCCATTAATTTTGGCAGTACCATTAAGACAACAATTGGAATGCTAAAAGCGATATGGGATAATAGCACCGAGTAGAAGCCAAGTTTGACTCCAGCCATTGTGAACAAAATTAAAAACGAAGCGCCAATGATGACATCAGGGCTGACGATGAGTACGTTGTTTAGCGAAAGCAGTGAATTCTTGGTTTGTCTTTTTTTCGCCTGATGAATGGCCAGAGCCCCAAGGACACCTATAATGGTAGATATGAGTGCCGATAATAAAGCAACAACCACCGTATTCAGAACGATGATCAGGAGCCGGGTATCCTGAAAAAGTTCTCTGTACCAATCGAGTGAAAAGCCTTTAAAAGCGTACATCGTTTCTCCACTGTTGAAGGAGAAGATGACAAGAAAGAAAATGGGTGCATACAGGATAAAAAAGATCACCAATAAAAATACCTTTGATAAGGGTGTAATTTTATTCTCCACGTTAGACACCTCGCTTTCTGGTATTCGTTACAATCATAATGAAAACCATGATAATAATTAAAAAGACGGCAATGGTCGATCCCATTCCCCAGTCCCGGGTTACAAGGAATTGCTGCTCAATCGCGGTTCCCAAGGTGATGACACGGTTTCCGGCAATTAATCTTGTCAGCATGAACAAGGAAAGTGCCGGGATAAAGACCACCTGACAGCCTGATTTCACTCCGTCAATCGTTAATGGAAAGATAACGCGGCGAAAGGTGGTCCATTTCGAAGCCCCTAAGTCGTTGGCCGCATCCAACAAAGTCGGATTTAATTCATTCAATGAATTAAAGATCGGTAAAATCATAAAGGGGATAAAAATATATACCGACACAAACACAAAGCTAAAATCAGTAAATAAGATTTGCTGTGCCCCAATTCCAATCATTTTTAAAAAGCTGTTCGCAGCCCCATAAGTACCAAAAATACCAAGGAAGGCATAGGCTTTTAACAATAAATTAATCCAGGACGGAACAATGATTAATAAAAGCCATAGTTGTTTATGCCTCGTTTTTGTTAATAAATAGGCTGTAGGATAAGCAATCAACAACGAAAAAGCAGTAATTAAAAAGGCATACCAAAACGAGCTTAGAGTCATCTTTAAATACACCGGTGTGAAAAACTTCTGATAATTCGCAAGTGTTGCATGTCCCTCGATATCAAAGAAGGAATAGTAAAGTACAAGAAAAATGGGTGCGACGACAAATAGAACAATCCAAAGGAAGTATGGAAGCATATACAAATTGCGTGTGTGTTTATTTTCCATTGGCATCTACATCCGTATAGGCTTCTAAGCGCCGGTCAAATTCTTCTTCCGTCTCCCCGAGCCGCATAACATGAATGGCTTCCGGATCAAAATAAAGCCCGATTTTATCGCCCACAGTAGCCTTTTTCGTTGAATGGACCAGCCATTCATTCCCGTCGTGATCATAACAGCTAATCTCATAATGAACACCGCGGAATAATTGCGAATCAACACGGACCTGAAGCTTGCCGCGATCCAATGTCGTAATTTCCAAATCCTCTGGGCGAATGACCACTTCAACCGGCTCATTTTTGTTCAGACCTTGGTCGACACACTCGAACTCCCTGCCGACAAATTCTACTCGGTAATCTTCCATCATTCTGCCGTTCACAATATTGGACTCCCCAATAAAGTCAGCAACAAAGCGGTTGATCGGTTCATCGTAAATATCTGTCGGTGTGCCGCTCTGTTGAATTTTCCCTTTATTGATGACAAAAATCTCATCAGACATTGCCAAAGCTTCCTCTTGGTCATGTGTAACGAAGATAAAGGTAATACCAAGTCGCCGCTGCAATTCACGAAGCTCATATTGCATTTCCGTCCGTAGTTTTAAATCTAAAGCGGATAATGGTTCGTCTAGAAGGATAACTTCCGGCTCATTCACAATGGCACGCGCGATAGCTACACGCTGGCGCTGACCACCGGACATTTCTCTGATTTCCCGCGTTTCATAGCCCTTTAGGTTCACAAAGCTGAGTGCTTCCTGTACCTTCCGTTCTATTTCAGCATTCTTCATTTTTTTAATCCGCAATCCAAATGCCACATTTTCAAACACATTTAAATGGGGAAAAAGGGCGTAATCTTGAAACACGGTATTGACCTGCCGTTTATTAGCAGGGACATGATTAATTTTTTTACCATTAAAAAGAATTTCTCCTTGGGAGGCCTCAGTAAATCCGGCGATTAATCGTAAGATCGTCGTCTTGCCACAGCCTGAAGGACCAAGCAGTGTATAAAATTTCCCCCGCTCAATTTCAAAACTAACGTCATTCAGAACGGGAGGGTCGTTGTCATATTGTTTTGTTACATCTATAAATTGAATAATAGCGTTGTTCTGCATAGTTACCTCCTTTAATACCTTAATCCTTATTGTTCCATTCGGGAATCATTATACAGGAAGAGCCTGAAAATTCAATTCCTCTTTCCCTTAACTATAAAAAAACTTGAGAAATAGGGAAGTCACAATAAAAAAAAGCGCCTTATACTCATGGAGAGTAAAAGGCGCTTTTCATTTGTTATGCAGTTCGTTTTAGCGTTTTGTCACCTTTAAATGCAGCTCTGCGGATGAATGGGATTACCCAGCGGTCAAGACCAAAGCGGCCAGCGTTCAATCCTGCAAAAAGAATAATCGCTCCGATGAATAGGTCTGTTGGAATATGAGATACTGTACCAGCTAAGAAGAAAGAAAAGTTCATTACAATACCGAAAAACGCTGCTGCTGTAGTTAAACATCCAAGAATAAGTCCTAATCCGATTAGAAATTCCCCAAGAGGGACAATCGTATTGAAAATATCAACGTTTGGTAAGGCAAATCCTTTAAGAAATTCAACATACCAGCCATAAACTACACTGCCATCTGGACCTTTTACCGGGTTTGCAATGACTGCTTTTAAATATCCAGAAGCGTCAAAAGCTCCGCTTGAAAGCTTCCCCCAACCAGCCGTTAACCAAGAATAACCAAGAAATAAACGAATAACTGTCAAAAGTGCTGCGGCAACTTTGTTTTCTCTTAACCAATTGACTACCATGTGAAACATCCCCTTGTTAATTAAGTTTTATATATTAAGTACACTGTTAATATATCAAATTTATCTCAAGAATAGGGTAATTTGTTCAACAGTTCACATATCTGTAAAAATGATTTGAACAATTTGTTACATGAAGGTGTGGGAAAGCTTTATTTATAGGCTGTGTTAAAGGCCATGGTTCTTACGTCTTTTTGGTGAATGTTTGTAGCCCTAAGTAAAAGTGTTACCTTCGGTAAAAAAATGTTATATTAATCAAGTTTTAACCCTGGAA encodes:
- a CDS encoding ABC transporter permease, whose protein sequence is MENKHTRNLYMLPYFLWIVLFVVAPIFLVLYYSFFDIEGHATLANYQKFFTPVYLKMTLSSFWYAFLITAFSLLIAYPTAYLLTKTRHKQLWLLLIIVPSWINLLLKAYAFLGIFGTYGAANSFLKMIGIGAQQILFTDFSFVFVSVYIFIPFMILPIFNSLNELNPTLLDAANDLGASKWTTFRRVIFPLTIDGVKSGCQVVFIPALSLFMLTRLIAGNRVITLGTAIEQQFLVTRDWGMGSTIAVFLIIIMVFIMIVTNTRKRGV
- a CDS encoding ABC transporter ATP-binding protein, producing MQNNAIIQFIDVTKQYDNDPPVLNDVSFEIERGKFYTLLGPSGCGKTTILRLIAGFTEASQGEILFNGKKINHVPANKRQVNTVFQDYALFPHLNVFENVAFGLRIKKMKNAEIERKVQEALSFVNLKGYETREIREMSGGQRQRVAIARAIVNEPEVILLDEPLSALDLKLRTEMQYELRELQRRLGITFIFVTHDQEEALAMSDEIFVINKGKIQQSGTPTDIYDEPINRFVADFIGESNIVNGRMMEDYRVEFVGREFECVDQGLNKNEPVEVVIRPEDLEITTLDRGKLQVRVDSQLFRGVHYEISCYDHDGNEWLVHSTKKATVGDKIGLYFDPEAIHVMRLGETEEEFDRRLEAYTDVDANGK
- a CDS encoding DoxX family protein, with product MVVNWLRENKVAAALLTVIRLFLGYSWLTAGWGKLSSGAFDASGYLKAVIANPVKGPDGSVVYGWYVEFLKGFALPNVDIFNTIVPLGEFLIGLGLILGCLTTAAAFFGIVMNFSFFLAGTVSHIPTDLFIGAIILFAGLNAGRFGLDRWVIPFIRRAAFKGDKTLKRTA